Proteins encoded together in one Flavobacteriales bacterium window:
- a CDS encoding cold-shock protein: MASGTVKFFNTEKGFGFITPDEGGKDVFVHKTGTLDQIREGDKVTFEVEQSPKGPNAVQVKRG, from the coding sequence ATGGCAAGTGGTACAGTGAAGTTCTTCAATACGGAGAAAGGTTTCGGGTTCATCACCCCCGATGAAGGCGGCAAGGACGTCTTCGTGCACAAGACCGGCACGCTCGATCAGATCCGCGAAGGCGACAAGGTCACCTTCGAAGTGGAGCAGAGCCCCAAAGGCCCAAACGCTGTGCAAGTGAAGCGCGGCTAA
- a CDS encoding tetratricopeptide repeat protein produces MTRALLLICACAMASQASALTKSEADSLVAFGQRAYAEGRYEVALSAFDSTASAFRSAGLCLALGNSHYKLGDAARAILWYERGLRLAPNDGDLQMNLDLASEQIRDRIAPSGTTGLGKTWSMLRGNDPDAWARYTLFACLLLFTALASARLTQGLKRQVALAVSAMAFMAMVACMTIAWSSHREVRSRGEAIIMVAKVEALSEPRNGAKQLFVLHRGAKVSVAPDAEGWCTVILPNGATGWVPSTALERI; encoded by the coding sequence ATGACCCGTGCACTGCTCCTCATCTGCGCCTGTGCCATGGCTTCACAGGCCTCCGCGCTCACGAAGAGTGAGGCGGATTCGCTCGTGGCGTTCGGGCAACGCGCCTACGCCGAAGGCCGCTACGAGGTGGCGCTCTCCGCCTTCGACAGCACCGCCAGCGCATTCCGGTCCGCAGGCCTTTGCCTTGCATTGGGCAACTCGCACTACAAACTCGGTGATGCGGCGCGCGCCATCCTCTGGTACGAGCGCGGGTTGCGCCTCGCACCCAACGACGGCGACCTGCAGATGAACCTCGACCTGGCCAGTGAGCAGATCCGCGATCGCATTGCGCCGAGCGGCACCACAGGGCTCGGAAAGACCTGGAGCATGCTGCGCGGCAACGACCCCGATGCCTGGGCGCGCTATACGCTCTTCGCGTGCCTGCTGCTCTTCACCGCGCTCGCCAGCGCACGGCTCACCCAAGGCCTGAAGCGGCAAGTGGCCCTCGCGGTGAGCGCGATGGCGTTCATGGCCATGGTTGCGTGCATGACCATCGCTTGGTCAAGCCACCGGGAGGTCCGCTCCAGGGGCGAGGCGATCATCATGGTCGCCAAAGTGGAGGCGCTATCGGAGCCACGCAACGGCGCGAAGCAGCTCTTCGTGCTGCACCGCGGAGCCAAGGTGTCCGTTGCTCCCGATGCCGAAGGCTGGTGCACTGTGATCCTGCCGAATGGCGCAACGGGCTGGGTGCCCAGCACGGCGCTCGAGCGCATCTGA
- a CDS encoding VWA domain-containing protein: MRRPEPDIAYWVWCAAGAIAVAASAWIAVSRFTLAHPELLWLGAVLPLAAALQALRDRRSAGLTRLSTLSAHLGRRGSWKALVKAMPLALGIAGMAMLIIALARPQSHDTREDVHQEGIDIVIAMDISGSMLAKDLKPDRLEAAKRTGIRFIDARPNDRIGLVVYEGEAFTQCPLTTDHATLKQLMADARSGLIEGGTAVGMGLATAVNRMRESEAKSKVVVLLTDGVNNTGSVQPIDAAHIAEALGVRVYTIGVGTRGKALSPVARYPNGQYKFEYIDVDLDEPTMKEIAALTGGKYFRATDEKRLREIYEEIDQLERTRIEVEQFTSRKEEFHPFALLGASLLLAGFLIDRSLLRGIA; encoded by the coding sequence ATGCGAAGGCCTGAACCCGATATCGCCTATTGGGTCTGGTGCGCGGCAGGCGCAATCGCTGTGGCCGCAAGCGCCTGGATCGCCGTCAGCCGCTTCACCCTGGCGCATCCGGAATTGCTTTGGCTCGGAGCCGTGCTCCCGCTGGCCGCCGCGCTGCAAGCCTTGCGCGATCGCAGAAGCGCGGGACTCACCCGGCTGAGCACACTGAGCGCGCATCTGGGAAGGCGCGGCAGCTGGAAGGCCTTGGTGAAAGCCATGCCGCTGGCCCTGGGCATAGCCGGAATGGCCATGCTCATCATCGCCCTGGCCCGTCCTCAGAGCCACGACACCCGGGAAGACGTGCACCAGGAAGGCATCGACATCGTGATCGCGATGGACATCTCCGGCAGCATGCTCGCCAAGGACCTGAAACCCGATCGCCTCGAGGCAGCCAAGCGCACGGGCATCCGCTTCATCGATGCGCGGCCCAACGACCGGATCGGCTTGGTGGTGTACGAAGGCGAGGCCTTTACCCAATGCCCCCTCACCACCGACCACGCCACGCTGAAGCAACTCATGGCCGATGCACGCTCTGGCCTGATCGAAGGTGGCACCGCGGTGGGAATGGGCCTGGCCACCGCCGTGAACCGCATGCGCGAGAGTGAGGCCAAGAGCAAGGTGGTGGTGCTGCTCACCGATGGCGTGAACAACACCGGGTCGGTGCAGCCGATCGATGCAGCGCACATCGCCGAGGCGCTGGGCGTGCGCGTTTACACCATCGGCGTGGGCACGCGCGGCAAAGCCCTCTCTCCCGTGGCGCGCTATCCCAATGGCCAATACAAATTCGAGTACATCGATGTTGACCTCGATGAGCCCACGATGAAGGAGATCGCCGCGCTCACCGGGGGCAAGTACTTCCGGGCCACGGATGAGAAGCGGCTGCGCGAGATCTACGAGGAGATCGATCAGCTCGAGCGCACCCGCATCGAGGTGGAGCAGTTCACCAGCCGGAAAGAGGAGTTCCACCCGTTCGCGCTGCTCGGGGCGAGCCTGCTCCTCGCCGGATTCCTGATTGACCGCAGCTTGCTGCGCGGCATCGCATGA
- a CDS encoding nucleoside triphosphate pyrophosphohydrolase family protein, producing the protein MDAPTTNALTLAEATTHVRTFHEAFGIANADAPLGAIGDRDALLRYKLIREENEEYLDAALRGDLVEVADALGDILYILCGTLLKHGLEHKIDEVFREIQRSNMSKLGADGKPIYREDGKVLKGPGYFKPDIAAVLEGA; encoded by the coding sequence ATGGATGCCCCCACCACCAATGCCCTGACGCTCGCTGAGGCCACCACGCATGTGCGCACCTTCCACGAGGCCTTCGGGATCGCCAACGCCGATGCCCCGCTCGGCGCCATCGGTGACCGTGATGCGCTGCTGCGCTACAAGCTGATCCGCGAGGAGAACGAGGAGTACCTCGATGCCGCCCTGCGCGGTGACCTGGTGGAGGTTGCGGATGCATTGGGCGATATCCTGTACATCCTCTGCGGCACCTTGCTGAAGCACGGCCTCGAGCACAAGATCGACGAGGTGTTCCGCGAGATCCAGCGCAGCAACATGAGCAAGCTCGGGGCCGATGGCAAGCCGATCTACCGAGAAGATGGAAAGGTGCTGAAGGGGCCCGGCTACTTCAAGCCCGATATCGCAGCGGTGCTTGAAGGCGCTTGA
- a CDS encoding protein BatD, translating into MIALVAAPLALAQEITFTAQVDRNQVAAGEHVKLTITLTNAQERFEAPDLGGLVIVQGPFESSSYNFINGRSSSTVSRTWVLTATRPGRYVIGPAKSRVGKGLVQTDPITVEVTKGSAPPQEPAVAQGQHRDPNLFIALSLSKSKAYVGEQVVATYQLYNRYSGLEAPQMDPPKLNGFWSEELDTQGARWEERVVNGLGYRVITIKQQLLIPQRAGTLRIDPMGLTCIVGRSFFNPGRTIDVKSNAVELNALPLPANAPDAFNGAVGELELEVKADRTEVSVDDAIEVEVRLSGRANLKLIEAPKLQFPSDFEVYEPRVTDRISLGTGGMNGSRGFQYTVIPRHDGSFDLGSVTMSYFDPKAGAYKTLNSAPLSIVVSPGDGQAGSPMANRVQRSEVATLDSDIRYIRTGDLELREKDRFLFGTWPWAAGMSAPPLAYALLLIWHRKRQRQRADATGMRRRTADKLARKRLREAEAAITSNDRAAFHGALSRALHGYLGDKLGLGLAEINADRIAERLHPHADARAMAADAVRIIAACDMARFAPVDATPQKALYEDALQLIQRIERAAHA; encoded by the coding sequence TTGATCGCTCTCGTCGCGGCGCCGCTCGCGCTGGCGCAGGAGATCACCTTCACGGCACAGGTGGACCGCAACCAGGTCGCGGCCGGTGAGCACGTGAAGCTCACGATCACGCTCACCAACGCCCAGGAACGGTTCGAGGCACCTGACCTCGGCGGCTTGGTGATCGTGCAAGGGCCTTTCGAGAGCAGCAGCTACAACTTCATCAATGGCCGCTCCAGCAGCACCGTGAGCCGCACGTGGGTGCTCACGGCCACGCGCCCGGGCCGCTACGTGATCGGCCCTGCGAAATCGCGCGTGGGCAAGGGCTTGGTGCAGACCGATCCGATCACCGTTGAAGTGACCAAGGGAAGCGCGCCGCCGCAGGAGCCTGCCGTGGCTCAGGGCCAGCACCGCGACCCGAACCTCTTCATCGCGCTGAGCCTGAGCAAGAGCAAGGCATATGTCGGTGAGCAAGTGGTGGCCACCTATCAGCTCTACAACCGCTACTCCGGGCTCGAAGCGCCGCAGATGGACCCGCCGAAGCTCAACGGCTTCTGGAGCGAGGAGCTCGATACCCAAGGTGCGCGCTGGGAGGAGCGCGTGGTGAACGGGCTCGGCTACCGCGTGATCACCATCAAGCAGCAGCTGCTGATCCCGCAACGCGCCGGCACCCTTCGCATCGACCCCATGGGCCTCACTTGCATCGTGGGCCGCAGCTTCTTCAACCCTGGCCGCACCATCGATGTGAAGAGCAACGCCGTGGAACTGAACGCCCTTCCCCTGCCGGCCAACGCACCGGACGCATTCAACGGTGCAGTGGGCGAGCTGGAACTTGAGGTGAAGGCCGACCGTACTGAAGTGAGCGTGGACGATGCGATCGAGGTGGAGGTGCGCCTCAGCGGCCGCGCCAACCTCAAGCTGATCGAGGCGCCGAAGCTCCAGTTCCCGTCCGACTTCGAAGTGTACGAGCCGCGCGTCACGGACCGCATATCATTGGGCACAGGCGGCATGAACGGCTCACGCGGGTTCCAGTACACCGTGATCCCGCGCCACGATGGGTCCTTCGATCTCGGCTCCGTCACGATGAGCTACTTCGACCCGAAAGCCGGCGCGTACAAGACCCTCAACAGCGCGCCGCTCAGCATCGTGGTCTCCCCGGGCGATGGGCAGGCCGGGAGCCCCATGGCCAATCGCGTGCAGCGCTCTGAGGTGGCCACGCTCGACAGCGACATCCGCTATATCCGAACCGGCGACCTTGAACTGCGCGAGAAGGACCGCTTCCTATTCGGCACTTGGCCGTGGGCTGCGGGCATGAGCGCTCCACCGCTCGCTTATGCGCTGCTGCTGATCTGGCACCGGAAGCGGCAACGCCAACGCGCGGACGCCACGGGCATGCGCCGGCGCACGGCGGACAAGCTCGCTCGGAAGCGCTTGCGCGAAGCCGAGGCCGCGATCACGAGCAATGACCGGGCGGCCTTCCATGGCGCGCTCTCAAGAGCGCTGCATGGCTATCTGGGTGACAAGCTGGGCCTGGGATTGGCCGAGATCAATGCCGACCGGATCGCGGAACGGCTGCATCCGCATGCCGATGCGCGCGCCATGGCAGCGGACGCCGTTCGCATCATCGCAGCGTGCGACATGGCCCGCTTCGCGCCGGTGGACGCGACACCGCAGAAAGCATTGTACGAAGACGCACTCCAACTCATCCAGCGCATCGAGCGCGCCGCTCACGCATGA
- a CDS encoding DUF58 domain-containing protein — translation MNTAQHTKELLKKVRLVELKTRGLSEHIFSGEYHSAFKGRGMTFSEVREYSPGDEVRTIDWNVTARFGHPFVKVFEEERELTVMLLADLSGSGDFGSTHQLKRELVTEVCATIAFSAIKNNDKVGLLLFTDSVEKFIPPKKGRAHILRIIRELIEFTPKGTGTGIAGALRYLNSVIKKRSIAFLVSDLLASGYEDALKIANRRHDLVVLRTADPREAELPDIGLVRMADPETGEQLWIDTSSSRVRNAYRAAGLKHAQRTRETMRRSGVDHAVIGTDTGYVRPLMQLLKQREGGR, via the coding sequence ATGAACACCGCCCAGCATACCAAGGAACTCCTGAAGAAGGTGCGGCTCGTGGAGCTCAAGACCCGCGGCCTCAGCGAGCACATCTTCAGCGGCGAGTACCACAGCGCGTTCAAAGGGCGCGGCATGACCTTCAGCGAGGTGCGCGAATACAGCCCCGGCGATGAGGTGCGCACGATCGATTGGAACGTGACCGCGCGCTTCGGGCATCCGTTCGTGAAGGTGTTCGAAGAGGAGCGCGAGCTCACCGTGATGCTGCTGGCCGACCTGAGCGGTTCCGGCGATTTCGGGAGCACGCACCAGCTCAAACGGGAGCTGGTCACGGAGGTCTGTGCCACCATCGCCTTCAGCGCCATCAAGAACAACGACAAGGTGGGCCTGCTCCTCTTCACCGACAGCGTGGAGAAGTTCATCCCGCCGAAGAAGGGCCGCGCCCACATCCTGCGCATCATCCGCGAACTGATCGAATTCACGCCCAAGGGCACCGGCACCGGCATCGCGGGGGCCCTGCGCTACCTCAACAGCGTGATCAAGAAGCGCAGCATCGCCTTCCTCGTGAGCGACTTGCTCGCCAGCGGCTACGAGGACGCGCTGAAGATCGCCAACCGTCGGCACGACCTCGTGGTGCTGCGCACCGCCGATCCGCGCGAGGCCGAACTGCCGGATATCGGATTGGTGCGCATGGCCGATCCCGAGACCGGTGAGCAGCTTTGGATCGATACCAGCAGCAGCCGCGTTCGCAACGCATACCGCGCCGCTGGCCTCAAGCACGCGCAGCGCACCCGCGAGACCATGCGCCGCAGCGGCGTTGACCATGCCGTGATCGGCACCGACACCGGCTACGTGCGGCCGCTGATGCAGTTGTTGAAGCAGCGTGAAGGCGGACGATGA
- a CDS encoding PUR family DNA/RNA-binding protein, which produces MRDDREDVYSKAVRAGKRTYFFDVKSTRGRDLFLTITESKKHTHEDGTTHYDKHKIFLYKEDFEKFIDGLQDAVDEIERLRATGDYSNGSDQAPREADSDAPPFTDVNFEDLDRKDI; this is translated from the coding sequence ATGCGCGACGATCGTGAGGATGTTTACTCCAAGGCCGTGAGGGCCGGGAAGCGGACCTACTTCTTCGATGTGAAGAGCACGCGCGGCCGCGACCTCTTCCTCACCATCACCGAGAGCAAGAAGCACACGCACGAGGACGGCACCACGCACTACGACAAGCACAAGATCTTCCTCTATAAAGAGGACTTCGAGAAATTCATCGACGGATTGCAGGACGCGGTGGACGAGATTGAGCGTCTCCGCGCCACTGGCGATTACAGCAATGGCTCCGATCAGGCGCCGCGCGAAGCCGACTCCGATGCGCCTCCCTTCACGGACGTGAACTTCGAGGACCTCGACCGGAAGGACATCTGA
- a CDS encoding tetratricopeptide repeat protein: protein MRIPVLLMLFSVGTACAQDPATAHALVREGVVLHDDRSYIQAIAKYDAALEADKDNFLALAEKCHTLCTAQRFEECIALSDHTLAIHGANDQISMVLLAYANSLDHLGRAEEALIMYRRAQEASPEDHQLWYNEGVTLAGLKRYDEAVVSFQQSAMRNPEHASSHNGIARIEAGQGERVRAVLAFARFLILEPESGRAKANLELMKQTMEGNVERTGKKNITIRVDASRLPAEGDTARRVNDFTTAELMLAMLTAADMDKKNKKKEPSELFSGKLDMLIGLLEDPEGKQSGFYWEYYVPFFRQLKQAGHLETAAMVMQATAEDEHVSKWIRSNEAAIKSLYAWCRAYEWPN from the coding sequence ATGCGCATTCCAGTCCTGCTCATGCTGTTCTCGGTCGGCACGGCGTGCGCCCAGGATCCCGCCACTGCTCATGCGCTTGTGCGCGAAGGTGTTGTGTTGCACGACGATCGCTCCTACATCCAGGCCATTGCCAAATACGATGCGGCGTTGGAGGCCGACAAGGACAACTTCCTCGCCTTGGCCGAGAAATGCCACACGCTCTGCACGGCGCAGCGCTTCGAGGAGTGCATCGCGCTATCCGACCATACACTGGCCATCCACGGCGCCAATGACCAGATCAGCATGGTGCTGCTCGCCTATGCCAACTCGCTCGATCACCTGGGCCGTGCAGAGGAGGCGCTCATCATGTACCGCCGCGCTCAAGAAGCCTCGCCCGAAGACCATCAGCTCTGGTACAACGAGGGCGTCACCCTCGCAGGCCTTAAACGCTACGATGAGGCCGTGGTCAGCTTCCAGCAATCGGCCATGCGCAATCCGGAGCACGCCAGCAGCCACAACGGCATCGCACGGATCGAGGCCGGTCAGGGCGAACGCGTGCGCGCCGTGCTCGCCTTCGCGCGTTTCCTGATCCTTGAGCCCGAGAGCGGGCGCGCAAAGGCGAACCTTGAGCTCATGAAGCAGACCATGGAAGGCAATGTGGAGCGTACCGGCAAGAAGAACATCACCATCCGCGTGGATGCCAGCCGCCTGCCCGCTGAGGGCGACACCGCGCGGCGCGTGAACGATTTCACCACCGCTGAACTGATGCTCGCCATGCTCACTGCGGCCGATATGGACAAGAAGAACAAGAAGAAGGAGCCTTCTGAGCTCTTCTCCGGCAAGCTCGATATGCTCATCGGCCTGCTCGAAGACCCTGAGGGCAAGCAGAGCGGATTCTATTGGGAGTACTACGTCCCTTTCTTCCGGCAACTGAAGCAGGCCGGCCATCTCGAAACGGCTGCCATGGTGATGCAGGCCACCGCTGAGGATGAGCACGTGTCGAAGTGGATCCGTTCGAACGAAGCTGCCATCAAATCGCTCTACGCTTGGTGCCGCGCGTATGAGTGGCCGAATTGA
- a CDS encoding MoxR family ATPase, with amino-acid sequence MEPVITQSAQAVTSESIRALNDRIQQASAFVELIDREMEKTIVGQKDMVQKLLVALLADGHVLLEGVPGLAKTLAIKSLASTVDAGFSRIQFTPDLLPADLIGTQIYSQRSEEFTVRKGPVFSNFILADEINRAPAKVQSALLEAMQERQVTIGSSTYPLPEPFLVLATMNPIEQEGTYPLPEAQTDRFMLKVVLNYPRQEEEKLIIRQNTRAGQQPQPQRVVTPAEILTARQLVREVYMDEKIEQYIVDIVHATRKPDQHKLGDLTSMIAFGGSPRASINMALAAKALAFCKRRGYVIPEDVRAVCPDVLRHRIGLTYEAEAENITVNEIIDRVLNTVEVP; translated from the coding sequence ATGGAACCAGTCATTACGCAATCGGCGCAAGCCGTCACTTCAGAGAGCATCCGCGCGCTCAACGACCGGATCCAGCAGGCCAGCGCCTTCGTGGAGCTGATCGACCGGGAGATGGAGAAGACCATCGTGGGGCAGAAGGACATGGTGCAGAAGCTGCTCGTGGCCTTGCTCGCCGATGGCCATGTGCTGCTCGAAGGCGTGCCCGGCCTGGCGAAGACGCTCGCGATCAAATCGCTGGCCAGCACGGTCGATGCAGGCTTCAGTCGCATCCAGTTCACGCCGGACCTGTTGCCCGCTGACCTCATCGGAACGCAGATCTATAGTCAGCGCAGCGAGGAGTTCACCGTGCGCAAGGGACCGGTCTTCAGCAACTTCATCCTCGCCGACGAGATCAACCGCGCGCCGGCCAAAGTGCAGAGCGCCTTGCTCGAGGCCATGCAGGAGCGCCAGGTCACCATCGGCTCCAGCACCTATCCGCTGCCCGAGCCTTTCCTCGTGCTGGCCACCATGAACCCCATCGAGCAGGAAGGCACCTATCCGCTGCCCGAAGCACAGACCGACCGCTTCATGCTGAAGGTGGTGCTCAATTACCCGCGCCAGGAGGAGGAGAAGCTCATCATCCGCCAGAACACGCGCGCCGGGCAGCAGCCGCAGCCGCAGCGCGTGGTTACCCCGGCGGAGATCCTCACCGCCCGCCAGCTCGTCCGCGAGGTTTACATGGATGAGAAGATCGAGCAGTACATCGTCGATATCGTGCACGCCACCCGCAAGCCCGATCAGCACAAGCTGGGCGACCTCACGAGCATGATCGCCTTCGGCGGCAGCCCGCGCGCAAGCATCAACATGGCGCTCGCGGCGAAGGCGCTCGCCTTCTGCAAGCGCCGCGGCTATGTGATCCCCGAGGATGTGCGCGCCGTGTGCCCCGATGTGCTCCGCCACCGCATCGGGCTCACCTACGAGGCCGAGGCCGAGAACATCACGGTGAACGAGATCATCGACCGTGTGCTGAATACCGTCGAGGTTCCTTGA
- a CDS encoding VWA domain-containing protein gives MSARTAYHWGIMAWAAIGFELLLTLAAAGAWWFIAQWVPSFHMARPDMLPALLAGPVALLTFIANTAWRDRALRRFAQSGTLARMMPGVSAARNLGRYLLLRTGIGLAGIALLAPQLGSRPETVKGKGIDLMLCVDVSNSMECEDLRPSRMMATRRAMLQLIDRLKGDRLGIVVFAGDAYVQLPLTTDRSAAKLFIRTIGTHSVANQGTAIGAAIDLARQAFKEESPAGKAIIVISDGENHEDDAPLAAEQAAAAGIVVHAIGIGTPQGAPIPVKKGGQNLGFRKDRNGSTVVTRLNEPMLRRIASSGNGSYVRASSSNMGIVELVEQLKRMEQADVGSMRYTAYDDQYQWPLGAALACFALYLLVGERRNPRAVWRASVP, from the coding sequence ATGAGCGCACGTACCGCATACCACTGGGGAATCATGGCCTGGGCCGCCATCGGCTTCGAGCTGCTGCTCACCCTGGCCGCTGCCGGTGCGTGGTGGTTCATCGCCCAGTGGGTGCCTTCCTTCCACATGGCTCGTCCGGACATGCTGCCCGCGCTGCTGGCCGGACCGGTCGCGCTGCTCACCTTCATCGCCAACACCGCCTGGCGCGATCGCGCGCTGCGCCGCTTCGCCCAGAGCGGCACCCTTGCCCGCATGATGCCCGGCGTGAGCGCAGCGCGCAACCTTGGGCGCTACCTGCTGCTGCGCACGGGCATCGGCCTGGCCGGCATCGCGCTGCTCGCCCCGCAGCTCGGCTCCCGCCCGGAGACCGTGAAGGGCAAGGGCATCGACCTCATGCTCTGCGTTGACGTGAGCAACAGCATGGAATGCGAAGACCTCCGTCCCAGCCGCATGATGGCCACGCGCCGCGCCATGCTCCAGCTCATCGACCGGTTGAAGGGCGACCGCCTCGGCATCGTGGTCTTCGCTGGCGATGCTTACGTGCAGCTTCCGCTCACCACCGACCGCAGCGCAGCCAAGCTCTTCATCCGCACCATCGGCACGCATTCCGTTGCCAACCAGGGCACGGCCATCGGCGCCGCCATCGACCTGGCGAGGCAGGCCTTCAAGGAAGAGAGTCCGGCCGGCAAGGCCATCATCGTGATCAGCGATGGCGAGAACCACGAGGACGATGCGCCGCTGGCCGCTGAGCAGGCAGCAGCGGCCGGCATCGTCGTGCATGCCATCGGCATCGGCACACCGCAAGGGGCGCCCATACCCGTGAAGAAAGGCGGCCAGAACCTCGGCTTCCGCAAGGACCGCAACGGCAGCACCGTGGTGACGCGGCTGAACGAGCCGATGCTCCGGCGCATCGCGTCCTCGGGCAACGGATCCTATGTGCGCGCCTCCAGCAGCAACATGGGGATCGTGGAACTCGTGGAGCAGCTCAAGCGAATGGAACAGGCCGATGTAGGGAGCATGCGCTACACCGCCTATGACGATCAGTACCAATGGCCCTTGGGTGCGGCGCTGGCCTGCTTCGCCTTGTACCTGCTCGTTGGAGAACGGAGAAACCCGCGCGCGGTGTGGCGCGCATCCGTGCCATGA
- a CDS encoding VOC family protein: MDNSTNALNWFEIAVSDLDRAQRFYETVFGIRMEAMDFPGMQMRAFPGDGMNGKVGGALVKSEQHTPSSTGAVIYLNANPDLSEALGRVEKAGGQVMVPKTQISPEIGYMAFFMDTEGNAVAMHSQG, from the coding sequence ATGGACAACAGCACGAATGCACTCAATTGGTTCGAGATCGCCGTGAGCGACCTCGACCGCGCGCAACGCTTCTACGAGACCGTCTTCGGCATCCGCATGGAAGCCATGGACTTCCCAGGCATGCAGATGCGCGCCTTCCCCGGCGATGGCATGAACGGCAAGGTGGGCGGCGCACTGGTGAAGAGCGAGCAGCACACGCCGAGCTCCACGGGCGCGGTGATCTACCTGAATGCGAATCCCGATCTGAGCGAGGCGCTGGGCCGCGTGGAGAAAGCGGGTGGCCAGGTGATGGTCCCCAAGACGCAGATCTCACCCGAGATCGGTTACATGGCTTTCTTCATGGACACCGAGGGCAACGCGGTGGCCATGCACAGCCAAGGCTGA